In Musa acuminata AAA Group cultivar baxijiao chromosome BXJ3-9, Cavendish_Baxijiao_AAA, whole genome shotgun sequence, a single genomic region encodes these proteins:
- the LOC103997065 gene encoding probable 3-hydroxyisobutyrate dehydrogenase-like 1, mitochondrial produces MPFPAFLRRFRLTRFVVRLRFFAMAATSSSDRDITPATTRVGWIGTGVMGRSMAGHLLSAGYYLTVFNRTPAKAQPLLDRGAKLASSPAAVARASDVVFLIVGYPSDVRRVALDPSDGALAGLAPGSVLVDMTTSDPALAAEIAEAARVGSCAAIDAPVSGGDRGARAGTLSIFAGGDEAVVRRLEPLFGCMGTVRYMGEPGQGQRAKLGNQIAIASTMVGLMEGMMYAHKAGLDVGRWLEAISTGAAGSKSLDLYGKRILDRDMEAGFYVHHYVKDLGICLKECQSMGLALPGLGLAHQLYVSLMAHGEGELGTQALILAIERLNNTCLKGGPSSGSA; encoded by the coding sequence ATGCCCTTCCCGGCGTTCCTCCGCCGTTTCCGTCTCACTCGCTTCGTCGTCCGCCTACGCTTCTTCGCCATGGCTGCCACTTCCTCGTCCGACCGTGACATAACCCCTGCCACGACCCGGGTCGGCTGGATCGGGACCGGCGTCATGGGCCGGTCCATGGCTGGCCATCTCCTCTCCGCTGGCTACTACCTCACCGTCTTCAATCGGACCCCCGCCAAGGCCCAGCCCCTCCTTGACCGTGGCGCCAAGCTCGCCAGCTCGCCCGCCGCCGTCGCGCGCGCCAGCGACGTCGTCTTCCTTATCGTCGGCTACCCCTCCGACGTCCGCCGTGTTGCCCTCGATCCGTCCGATGGAGCCCTCGCTGGCTTAGCCCCGGGCTCTGTCCTCGTCGACATGACCACCAGCGACCCTGCTCTCGCGGCCGAGATCGCCGAGGCCGCCCGCGTGGGGTCCTGCGCCGCGATCGATGCGCCGGTGTCAGGCGGCGACCGCGGGGCGCGCGCCGGGACCCTGTCGATCTTCGCTGGAGGAGACGAGGCCGTCGTCCGGAGGCTGGAGCCTCTGTTCGGGTGCATGGGGACGGTGAGGTACATGGGAGAGCCAGGGCAAGGGCAGAGAGCGAAGCTTGGGAACCAGATTGCAATAGCATCGACGATGGTAGGGTTGATGGAAGGGATGATGTACGCTCACAAGGCCGGGCTTGACGTGGGGCGGTGGTTGGAGGCCATATCCACGGGCGCGGCAGGGTCGAAATCGCTCGATCTCTATGGCAAGAGGATTTTGGACAGGGACATGGAAGCTGGGTTCTACGTGCATCACTATGTGAAGGATCTCGGAATCTGTTTGAAGGAATGCCAGAGCATGGGATTGGCATTGCCAGGTTTGGGGTTGGCGCATCAGCTGTATGTCTCGCTCATGGCGCATGGGGAAGGGGAATTAGGGACCCAGGCGTTGATTTTGGCCATAGAACGACTCAACAACACCTGCCTCAAAGGAGGGCCAAGCTCAGGATCAGCATGA